From Deltaproteobacteria bacterium, one genomic window encodes:
- a CDS encoding hydrogenase maturation protease, whose product MRGNIFGVKAFSIWVIGYGNPQRRDDGLGPYVASRLKEALKEKDEVLFHKLHQLEPDLAEDLREASLIIFVDATIKKVKGGWQWERVEPEPGRPYPPTHYIKPSFLLGMIESLYHQCPRAWLISIQGDDFSFGEGLSLEAEKRACQAITGIVNFIETEIFLLTSKSK is encoded by the coding sequence TTGAGAGGAAACATTTTTGGGGTCAAAGCATTTTCTATCTGGGTGATAGGCTATGGGAATCCCCAGCGTAGGGATGACGGACTGGGCCCGTATGTGGCCAGCAGATTAAAAGAAGCTCTTAAAGAGAAAGATGAAGTCCTCTTTCATAAGCTTCACCAGCTTGAACCTGATCTGGCCGAGGATTTACGGGAAGCTTCACTAATTATCTTTGTAGATGCCACCATCAAAAAAGTGAAAGGAGGATGGCAATGGGAAAGGGTGGAGCCGGAACCTGGCAGGCCTTACCCCCCGACGCATTATATCAAACCGTCATTTCTCCTGGGCATGATCGAGTCGCTTTATCATCAATGTCCGCGGGCCTGGTTGATCTCCATCCAGGGCGATGACTTTAGCTTTGGAGAAGGGTTGTCCCTGGAGGCTGAGAAAAGGGCTTGCCAGGCCATAACCGGGATAGTCAATTTTATTGAAACCGAAATTTTTCTCTTGACCTCAAAGTCAAAATAG
- the hypF gene encoding carbamoyltransferase HypF — MVEGLKKAQVSVRGIVQGVGFRPFVYQLAVKHDLKGWVCNTSGDVRIEVEGSGEAIERFLAGLKTEAPPVAQIEKVAFHFSAPSGYYRFVIRDSRAEAGGYQLISPDIATCPFCQAEIFDSRDRHFRYPFTNCTNCGPRFTIIEDIPYDRVNTTMHRFKMCLECQREYENPLDRRFHAQPNACPNCGPRLELTDRAGLTISSYDPIVDAARLIKQGNILAVKGLGGFLLACDATDENAVQLLRQRKRRPFKPLAVMMSNLDEIKRYCFVSGEEEALLTSPASPIVLLKHRHTRFISPMVAPNNNYLGVMVPYTPLHHLLMREVGLPLVMTSGNISEEPIAKDNDESLQKLGKIADYFLLHDRDIHARYDDSVTMIEQGRLKMIRRARGYAPDPIRLPFKAKEVLACGAELKNTFCLTRDEYAFLSQHLGDMDSFEVLSHFENTIELYKKLFRLEPKIVAYDQHPDYLSTRYAFQLKELRNNLMMVPVQHHHAHIVSCMAENNIKPPVLGVAFDGTGYGTDGRIWGGEFLLADYGNFRRMGHLEYVPMPGGAEAVRKPFRMAISYLLTLLGEDALNQKLAFLSPLKSLEIDLIKKQIEKAVNSPMTSSSGRLFDGVSALIGVRDRVDYEAQASIELEMVASEEIARSERYLFEINERNGLMVVRLRELFKGILSDLAQGLSQAEISARFHNTMAWMVVEMCQILAQRAGVNQVALSGGVFQNRLFSMLTRRYLEEAGLTVFTHQEVPCNDGGVSLGQAVAANFMVG; from the coding sequence ATGGTTGAGGGCTTAAAGAAAGCTCAAGTAAGCGTCCGAGGCATAGTCCAGGGTGTTGGATTCAGGCCCTTTGTCTACCAGTTGGCCGTAAAACATGACCTTAAGGGTTGGGTGTGCAACACCTCAGGAGACGTCAGGATCGAGGTTGAAGGCAGTGGCGAGGCTATCGAGCGCTTTTTAGCAGGCCTAAAAACAGAAGCCCCGCCCGTGGCTCAGATCGAGAAGGTCGCCTTTCATTTTTCAGCGCCGTCCGGATATTATCGGTTCGTGATTCGAGACAGCCGGGCTGAAGCGGGGGGATACCAGCTTATCTCACCTGACATTGCCACCTGTCCATTTTGTCAGGCGGAGATTTTTGATTCAAGGGATCGGCACTTTCGTTATCCATTCACAAACTGCACTAACTGCGGCCCCAGGTTTACCATCATCGAGGATATTCCGTATGATCGGGTTAACACGACCATGCATCGTTTTAAGATGTGCCTTGAGTGCCAGCGTGAGTATGAAAACCCCCTGGATCGCCGGTTTCACGCCCAACCTAATGCCTGCCCAAATTGCGGCCCCAGGCTCGAACTCACCGATCGAGCCGGCCTGACGATTTCTTCGTATGATCCCATCGTTGACGCTGCAAGGCTCATCAAGCAGGGAAACATCTTAGCTGTTAAGGGGCTTGGAGGATTCTTACTCGCCTGTGACGCCACAGATGAAAATGCGGTTCAGCTCCTGCGGCAGAGGAAGCGCCGACCATTCAAGCCTCTGGCCGTGATGATGTCCAACCTGGACGAAATCAAGAGATACTGTTTTGTTTCAGGCGAAGAGGAAGCGCTTCTTACTTCCCCCGCATCACCCATTGTTCTTTTAAAGCACAGGCACACGCGTTTCATTTCTCCCATGGTGGCCCCTAATAATAATTACTTAGGGGTCATGGTGCCTTACACTCCGCTTCACCATTTATTGATGAGGGAGGTCGGTCTGCCTCTGGTCATGACCAGTGGTAATATAAGCGAAGAACCCATTGCCAAGGATAATGATGAGTCCTTGCAAAAGCTGGGCAAGATCGCCGACTACTTCCTGCTGCATGATCGAGACATCCATGCCCGCTATGACGACAGTGTGACCATGATAGAGCAGGGCCGTCTCAAGATGATCAGGCGGGCTCGAGGCTATGCTCCTGATCCTATTCGCTTGCCATTTAAGGCCAAGGAGGTCTTGGCCTGCGGGGCCGAACTCAAGAACACCTTCTGCCTGACCAGAGACGAGTATGCCTTTCTGAGCCAGCACCTGGGAGACATGGATAGTTTCGAGGTTTTAAGCCATTTTGAGAACACGATCGAGTTATATAAAAAGCTTTTCCGCCTTGAGCCGAAAATTGTGGCCTATGACCAGCATCCAGACTACCTTTCCACCAGGTATGCCTTTCAGCTAAAAGAGCTAAGAAACAATCTTATGATGGTTCCGGTTCAGCATCATCATGCGCACATCGTGAGCTGCATGGCGGAAAATAATATCAAGCCGCCTGTTTTGGGGGTCGCTTTCGACGGGACAGGATACGGTACTGACGGCCGCATCTGGGGAGGAGAATTCCTGCTGGCTGATTACGGGAATTTCAGGCGGATGGGGCATCTGGAATACGTACCCATGCCCGGCGGCGCCGAGGCTGTCAGGAAGCCCTTTCGCATGGCAATCAGCTACCTTTTAACGTTACTGGGGGAAGATGCTTTGAATCAGAAGCTGGCCTTTCTTTCGCCTTTGAAAAGCCTTGAGATTGACCTTATAAAAAAACAGATTGAAAAAGCCGTCAACTCGCCCATGACATCCAGTTCGGGGCGTCTTTTTGACGGTGTCTCGGCTTTGATAGGCGTCAGGGACCGGGTGGATTATGAAGCTCAGGCCTCTATTGAGCTTGAAATGGTTGCCTCGGAAGAGATAGCAAGATCTGAAAGATATTTATTTGAAATTAATGAGCGAAACGGGCTTATGGTGGTGCGCCTCCGGGAACTCTTCAAGGGAATCCTCTCAGACCTGGCCCAGGGGCTTTCGCAGGCTGAAATATCCGCCAGATTTCATAACACCATGGCCTGGATGGTCGTTGAGATGTGTCAAATTCTGGCTCAGAGGGCTGGAGTGAATCAGGTGGCTTTAAGCGGCGGTGTGTTTCAGAACCGATTGTTTTCTATGCTTACCCGGAGATATTTGGAGGAAGCGGGCCTCACGGTCTTCACGCATCAAGAGGTTCCTTGTAATGATGGTGGTGTCTCTCTGGGACAAGCTGTTGCCGCCAATTTTATGGTAGGCTGA
- the hypE gene encoding hydrogenase expression/formation protein HypE — MKDKILLAHGSGGRLSHDLVEKHLVSILNNPLLCKLDDSATFEIFGRVAFTTDSYVVHPIFFSGGDIGKLAVCGTVNDLSMSGAVPLYLSLSLIIEEGFFMDELNRIMVSIQTAAEEAGIKVITGDTKVVNRGNADKVFINTAGIGLVPEGVDISGSNARLGDKIILSGPIGDHGMAILSQREGLNFETSLKSDCAPLNGLVAEMIEVSKEIRCLRDPTRGGLASTLNELADKSKVGIRIEEARVPVNEAVQAGCEFLGFDPLYLANEGKLVAVISPEETEAVLARMRRHKYGAQSEVIGEIVPEHPGRVVMTTRFGTSRIIDMLTGELLPRIC, encoded by the coding sequence ATGAAAGATAAGATTCTCCTGGCGCATGGAAGCGGTGGAAGGTTGAGCCATGACCTGGTGGAGAAGCACCTAGTCAGCATTTTAAATAATCCCCTCCTTTGCAAGCTGGATGATTCTGCGACCTTTGAAATTTTCGGCCGCGTGGCCTTTACCACTGACAGTTATGTGGTGCACCCTATCTTTTTTTCTGGAGGAGATATAGGCAAACTGGCTGTGTGCGGTACCGTGAACGATCTATCCATGTCCGGAGCCGTTCCCCTGTACCTGAGCCTTTCCCTCATCATCGAAGAGGGGTTTTTCATGGATGAGCTCAATAGAATCATGGTTTCGATTCAAACAGCCGCAGAGGAGGCTGGTATAAAGGTAATTACAGGCGACACCAAGGTGGTGAACCGGGGGAATGCGGATAAGGTCTTCATTAACACCGCCGGAATCGGGCTTGTCCCTGAAGGCGTGGACATCTCCGGCTCCAATGCCAGGCTAGGCGATAAAATCATCCTGAGTGGACCAATCGGGGACCATGGCATGGCTATCCTGAGCCAGCGGGAAGGATTGAATTTTGAGACCTCTCTTAAGAGCGATTGCGCCCCTTTAAATGGGTTGGTGGCGGAGATGATTGAGGTGTCAAAGGAGATCAGATGTCTCCGCGACCCTACCAGAGGCGGACTCGCGAGCACCCTCAATGAGCTGGCTGATAAATCCAAGGTGGGTATCAGGATCGAGGAAGCGAGGGTCCCTGTCAACGAAGCGGTCCAGGCAGGTTGTGAGTTCCTGGGGTTTGATCCTCTTTACCTGGCCAATGAAGGAAAACTGGTGGCCGTGATTTCTCCAGAAGAGACCGAAGCGGTTTTAGCCAGGATGCGGCGGCACAAATACGGCGCCCAGTCGGAGGTCATCGGCGAGATCGTGCCAGAGCACCCCGGCCGGGTCGTCATGACGACCAGATTTGGAACGTCAAGAATTATTGATATGCTTACCGGAGAGCTTCTGCCTCGGATATGCTGA
- a CDS encoding GAF domain-containing protein — protein MKLGYVLLREQLFFRQELKERVFWFIKLRWLAVAATLAGSWIAYLLGLSLPIFPLTIISFFVLLYNVVFLSVGRRLDMSAPHDVKPFTVFAHTQISLDLFALFLMIYFTGGITSPLLIFTIFHIILAGILLTPVACYLYAAVVLAVSGGLMLAQHTELLPLQPILFNKSLLFLFLYGRGLPGLLIIFIAFATAILISAFLITSIKQTLRTKGRELLQVSHELDSSNVKLTALYEMVKEIGLKSDLQELMDAATRHATRVMGVKGCSIKLLDERKRYLKFGSTFGLSEDYLSKGTIDIKKSPINYKILQGSPYIIGHIDERDYFQYPEDIRKEGIASMLCLPLRVEKMIFGIFCVYCTELYRFANNDVEFFSLLTELTALAMENLKGELTKSWFMIKAAHQMRSPLNAVYSMLKLIHNKYVGPVEEKQEEILERCEKRIELLGHLINDLLKLGEKRAEAAGTELYLVDFIEVMNNLFPVFQDQALGKELILEFDTQDPIPKIMADDGLMDDLITNLVSNAIKYTPQKGRIQISLSREGDEWVRFEVSDTGIGISEEEFPRLFTEFFRGENAKALVEEGTGLGLVIVREILDQLGGTIHVQSEVGQGSRFTCLFPVAPNQ, from the coding sequence ATGAAACTGGGGTATGTATTGCTCAGGGAGCAGCTATTCTTTCGCCAGGAGCTGAAAGAGAGAGTCTTCTGGTTCATCAAGCTGAGATGGCTGGCCGTGGCAGCGACTCTGGCTGGAAGCTGGATCGCTTATCTCCTGGGTCTGAGCTTACCGATCTTCCCGTTGACTATCATTTCTTTCTTTGTTCTCCTGTATAATGTCGTGTTCCTATCTGTCGGAAGAAGACTGGATATGTCCGCACCTCACGATGTTAAGCCCTTCACCGTATTCGCCCACACCCAGATATCGCTTGATTTATTCGCGCTTTTTTTGATGATCTATTTCACTGGCGGGATCACCAGCCCCTTATTGATCTTCACCATTTTTCACATAATCCTGGCCGGCATCCTGCTCACCCCTGTTGCTTGCTATTTATATGCAGCCGTGGTTCTCGCGGTTTCAGGTGGCCTGATGCTGGCCCAACACACAGAGCTGCTGCCTTTGCAACCGATTCTGTTCAACAAAAGCCTCTTATTCTTATTCTTGTATGGCCGTGGTCTTCCTGGTTTGTTAATCATTTTTATAGCCTTTGCCACCGCTATTTTAATTTCGGCCTTTCTCATTACCTCCATAAAGCAAACCCTGAGGACCAAGGGGCGGGAACTCCTCCAGGTCTCCCATGAACTGGACTCCAGCAATGTAAAGCTGACCGCCCTTTATGAGATGGTCAAGGAGATTGGGCTGAAATCCGACCTCCAGGAACTCATGGATGCGGCCACCCGCCATGCAACCAGGGTCATGGGCGTCAAAGGGTGTTCCATCAAGCTCCTGGATGAGCGGAAAAGATATCTCAAATTTGGTTCGACCTTTGGTCTGAGCGAGGACTATCTGTCCAAGGGGACCATTGACATTAAAAAAAGCCCGATCAATTACAAGATCCTCCAGGGCTCCCCTTACATCATCGGCCATATTGATGAGAGGGATTACTTCCAGTATCCCGAGGACATCCGGAAGGAAGGCATCGCTTCGATGCTCTGCCTCCCCTTACGGGTAGAAAAAATGATCTTCGGGATATTCTGTGTCTATTGCACGGAGTTGTATCGCTTTGCTAACAACGATGTAGAATTTTTTTCACTCCTGACCGAGTTGACGGCCCTGGCCATGGAAAACCTTAAGGGTGAACTAACTAAATCCTGGTTTATGATAAAGGCCGCGCACCAGATGCGCTCTCCCCTCAACGCCGTCTATAGTATGCTTAAATTGATCCATAATAAATACGTCGGGCCGGTTGAGGAAAAACAGGAAGAAATACTGGAACGGTGTGAAAAAAGGATAGAGCTCCTTGGACATCTCATTAACGATCTGCTGAAACTTGGGGAAAAACGCGCCGAGGCTGCCGGAACAGAGCTTTATCTGGTGGATTTTATAGAGGTCATGAACAACCTGTTTCCGGTTTTTCAGGATCAGGCTCTGGGCAAAGAACTGATCCTGGAATTTGATACTCAGGATCCCATCCCGAAAATAATGGCTGATGATGGACTCATGGATGACCTTATCACCAACCTCGTCTCAAATGCCATTAAATACACCCCGCAAAAAGGCAGAATACAAATCTCCCTTTCCAGAGAAGGTGATGAATGGGTTCGGTTCGAGGTCTCCGACACGGGTATCGGCATCTCTGAAGAGGAATTTCCCCGTCTGTTTACAGAATTTTTCCGGGGTGAGAATGCCAAGGCCCTGGTGGAGGAAGGAACAGGCTTAGGCCTTGTTATTGTCAGGGAAATACTGGACCAATTGGGAGGCACCATCCACGTGCAAAGCGAGGTCGGTCAGGGTTCCCGCTTCACCTGCCTCTTCCCCGTCGCCCCAAATCAATAA
- a CDS encoding HypC/HybG/HupF family hydrogenase formation chaperone yields MCLAVPTLVKKIDGQEAEVETGGVTRRISIVITPEVKVGDYVLVHTGYAITVMSGDEARESLRQLTELAEFM; encoded by the coding sequence ATGTGTCTGGCCGTTCCAACATTGGTCAAAAAAATAGATGGTCAGGAGGCTGAGGTGGAGACAGGCGGCGTGACCCGCAGGATCAGTATTGTCATCACCCCGGAGGTTAAAGTAGGAGATTATGTTTTGGTTCATACAGGTTATGCCATCACGGTTATGTCCGGGGATGAGGCCCGGGAATCTTTGAGACAGCTCACAGAGCTTGCAGAGTTCATGTAA
- a CDS encoding response regulator, whose translation MEAAADILIIEDDKDLVNSLRIILEDKKYNVRAGYNGKEGFGEIEKKTPDLILLDVMMATDTEGFDLAYKLRNNPKYKDIPIIMITSFVQKMAEIGPEKFQHILGESWPVSHILEKPIEPEKLLSVIKDFLQ comes from the coding sequence ATGGAGGCTGCTGCAGATATACTTATAATCGAGGATGATAAAGACCTGGTCAATTCTCTGCGCATCATCCTGGAAGATAAAAAGTATAATGTCAGGGCCGGCTATAATGGGAAGGAAGGATTTGGTGAGATTGAAAAAAAGACCCCGGACCTCATTCTGCTGGACGTTATGATGGCAACCGACACCGAAGGGTTTGACCTGGCTTATAAACTCAGGAATAATCCTAAGTACAAAGATATCCCAATTATCATGATCACCAGCTTCGTCCAGAAAATGGCTGAAATAGGGCCGGAAAAATTCCAGCACATATTGGGAGAAAGCTGGCCGGTTTCACATATCCTGGAAAAACCGATCGAGCCGGAGAAACTGCTTTCTGTGATAAAGGACTTCCTCCAGTAA
- the hypD gene encoding hydrogenase formation protein HypD encodes MNFLDQYRNPEMVRRLADRIHQRSTRPVRLMEFCGGHTVAIMKNGIRQLVPPQVQLLSGPGCPVCVTATADLNKAIGLARLPEVIVVTFGDLLKVPGSDTSLEKVRAEGGDVRVVYSVQDALGIAQKDPEKSVVFIGIGFETTAPTIAASILEAERRGMSNYYVLSLHKLCPPVMKALLDSKEVRLDGIICPGHVSTIIGSRPYEFISRDYGIACVVSGFEPLDILQCIEMLVKQIESGQPKVENAYPRAVRPEGNKEALKIMESVFEVSNANWRGLGEVADSGLRLKDEYRAFDAEEAFEISQRSVSDPEGCICGEILRGIKTPLDCKLFGKGCLPDHPVGPCMVSSEGSCAAYFQYGATSHER; translated from the coding sequence ATGAATTTCCTGGACCAATATCGTAATCCGGAGATGGTCAGGCGGCTGGCGGACAGGATTCACCAGCGCTCCACCAGGCCGGTGAGGCTTATGGAATTCTGCGGCGGGCATACCGTGGCCATCATGAAAAACGGCATCCGGCAGCTCGTGCCGCCGCAGGTGCAGCTGCTCTCAGGCCCGGGCTGTCCGGTCTGCGTCACCGCGACCGCCGATTTGAATAAAGCCATTGGCCTAGCCAGGCTGCCTGAGGTTATCGTCGTCACCTTTGGCGATCTGCTCAAGGTTCCGGGAAGCGATACCAGTCTGGAAAAGGTCAGGGCTGAAGGAGGAGACGTTCGCGTGGTTTATTCGGTTCAAGACGCTCTTGGTATTGCGCAAAAAGACCCTGAAAAGTCCGTAGTCTTTATCGGCATTGGGTTTGAGACGACTGCCCCGACCATTGCTGCGTCCATCCTTGAGGCTGAGAGGAGAGGAATGAGCAATTACTATGTGCTTTCTCTTCACAAGCTTTGCCCTCCGGTGATGAAGGCCCTTCTGGATTCAAAGGAGGTCAGGCTCGACGGGATCATCTGCCCCGGTCATGTCAGTACTATTATCGGGTCCCGTCCTTATGAGTTTATCTCCAGGGATTATGGCATTGCCTGTGTAGTTTCGGGTTTTGAACCGCTGGATATTCTCCAGTGCATCGAGATGCTGGTTAAGCAAATCGAAAGCGGTCAGCCAAAAGTTGAGAACGCCTATCCCCGGGCTGTCAGGCCCGAGGGGAATAAAGAGGCGCTTAAGATTATGGAAAGCGTTTTTGAGGTTAGCAACGCCAACTGGAGGGGTCTCGGCGAGGTTGCTGACAGCGGGCTCAGACTCAAAGATGAATATCGCGCCTTTGACGCGGAAGAAGCCTTTGAAATCAGTCAAAGATCAGTTTCCGATCCAGAGGGCTGCATCTGCGGGGAAATACTTCGGGGGATTAAAACGCCTCTTGACTGCAAGCTTTTTGGCAAGGGCTGTCTCCCGGACCACCCGGTCGGACCCTGTATGGTCTCTTCCGAAGGCAGCTGCGCGGCTTATTTCCAATATGGAGCGACTAGCCATGAAAGATAA